A single genomic interval of Acetobacteraceae bacterium harbors:
- a CDS encoding UDP-phosphate alpha N-acetylglucosaminyltransferase: MPDACHRGTLASLAEETGNAMHPFLILTLLGVTVCTVVTQYMIRVGIMDVPGDRSAHIRPVPKGGGIAMMMSLLAGAVYILVFHPFPATEFMKTGIVLLAALGLAWFSWRDDVYQYPARTKLRAQLIATIIVTICALWGLPLTLLTGLKIICGVGFVIYVTNALNFMDGINGLAVGTIACCGLILTPLLLVSAQNSESALFFSLGIAALTFLYFNYPKARIFMSDVGSQPCGLLLGWGALLFMRNGTWSLLVPLMLMGILFDVTFTLIRRALRGENLMQAHCGHLYQIAGRAGVSKPLITLLHWVFIFWGGFIGLTFIGFKAQIILTLIPQFIWAGYVIRKARGQHLAL; this comes from the coding sequence TTGCCTGACGCCTGTCATCGGGGGACGCTCGCCTCCCTCGCTGAAGAAACGGGCAATGCGATGCACCCTTTTTTGATCCTGACCCTTCTTGGTGTTACCGTCTGCACGGTGGTGACGCAATACATGATTCGCGTCGGCATCATGGATGTCCCGGGTGACCGAAGCGCTCATATAAGGCCCGTTCCCAAGGGAGGCGGTATCGCCATGATGATGAGCCTGCTGGCAGGCGCGGTTTATATACTGGTTTTTCATCCCTTCCCGGCCACGGAATTTATGAAAACGGGGATCGTGCTGCTTGCGGCACTTGGCCTTGCCTGGTTCTCCTGGCGCGATGATGTATATCAATACCCAGCCCGCACGAAGTTACGTGCGCAACTGATCGCAACCATCATCGTCACGATCTGCGCCTTGTGGGGGCTTCCCTTGACGCTCCTGACCGGCCTGAAAATCATTTGCGGGGTGGGTTTCGTCATTTACGTGACGAATGCGCTGAATTTCATGGATGGGATTAATGGCCTCGCCGTGGGAACAATCGCCTGCTGCGGTTTGATTTTGACCCCTTTGCTGCTCGTTTCGGCGCAGAATTCTGAAAGTGCCCTTTTCTTCTCATTGGGTATCGCCGCGCTGACGTTTTTATATTTCAACTATCCTAAGGCGCGGATCTTCATGAGTGACGTCGGCAGTCAGCCTTGCGGCCTTCTGCTGGGCTGGGGTGCGCTTTTATTCATGCGCAACGGGACATGGTCGCTTCTCGTGCCACTGATGTTGATGGGGATCCTGTTTGACGTCACCTTCACCCTCATCCGGCGGGCCCTCAGGGGCGAAAATCTGATGCAGGCCCATTGCGGCCATCTTTACCAGATTGCCGGCCGCGCCGGGGTCTCCAAGCCTCTGATTACCCTGCTGCACTGGGTGTTCATTTTCTGGGGCGGCTTTATCGGGCTCACTTTCATCGGGTTCAAAGCCCAGATCATCCTGACGCTGATCCCGCAATTTATCTGGGCGGGTTATGTAATTCGAAAAGCGCGAGGACAGCATTTGGCATTATGA
- a CDS encoding MarR family transcriptional regulator → MAHSINDNKLHLLRDTLVTLVRKDGPDLSARQLSVFLICYLREGGHTVRGLAHELNVSKPAITRALDRLAELDLARRKVDPLDRRSVLVQRTLKGSAYLRELRAVMNDVSEPEARRKKTRSPGGMAYPLSRCSAPQADTRPICSRISARAGASSRPFRFEES, encoded by the coding sequence TTGGCTCATTCGATTAACGACAATAAACTGCACCTCCTGAGGGACACGCTTGTGACGCTCGTCCGTAAGGATGGACCAGATCTGTCTGCACGCCAGCTTAGCGTTTTTCTGATCTGCTATCTTCGGGAAGGGGGGCACACGGTGCGGGGTCTCGCTCATGAATTGAATGTCTCCAAACCGGCCATCACGCGTGCGCTTGACCGGCTGGCTGAGCTTGATCTGGCGCGCCGCAAGGTGGATCCGCTCGACCGGCGCTCCGTCCTTGTGCAGAGAACCCTCAAAGGTTCCGCCTATCTTCGTGAATTGCGGGCTGTCATGAATGATGTTTCCGAGCCCGAGGCACGGCGCAAAAAAACGCGGTCCCCCGGGGGGATGGCGTATCCGTTATCCCGCTGCAGCGCGCCACAGGCTGATACACGCCCGATATGTTCTCGTATAAGCGCAAGGGCCGGGGCGAGCTCACGGCCCTTTCGCTTTGAGGAAAGCTGA